A genomic segment from Streptomyces antibioticus encodes:
- a CDS encoding BRO-N domain-containing protein has protein sequence MYEQNNIPSDESTGRRQDAIDINDFVFAATGARVRRLTMPDGEHWFPAMDVAKHLGYANTRDAVQSAVSQQHTTAFGDIARSVGLSDARRNTAGHGFRTTMKLVNLRGLIELVNGCTKPEAQPFRSWVSEVIATVQRDGSYALEPAAVQPAPSGGTAYVMPDQVAEAIVRLEERNVRADEMILAFQKEQTDLLRQMTDALKDIAGALRNPDARGQEATPAELLATWRSKNLIVTDDIHAVAAVLAPALLRGEAHYRIEEIATRTGLPHERVHDCLRMLLKRGCMRQTGCASDGAPVYVLP, from the coding sequence ATGTACGAGCAGAACAACATCCCGTCGGACGAGTCGACGGGCCGACGGCAGGACGCGATCGACATCAACGACTTCGTGTTCGCGGCCACGGGGGCGCGGGTGCGGAGGCTGACGATGCCGGATGGGGAGCACTGGTTCCCGGCGATGGATGTGGCGAAGCATCTCGGCTACGCCAACACACGAGACGCCGTGCAGAGTGCGGTCTCACAACAGCACACAACAGCGTTCGGCGATATTGCACGAAGCGTCGGTCTGAGCGACGCAAGGCGCAATACCGCAGGTCACGGGTTCCGCACAACGATGAAGCTGGTGAATCTCCGGGGCCTCATCGAGCTCGTCAACGGCTGCACGAAGCCGGAAGCCCAGCCCTTCAGGTCCTGGGTCTCCGAGGTCATCGCAACCGTCCAGCGCGACGGCTCCTACGCCCTCGAACCCGCCGCCGTGCAGCCCGCCCCCTCGGGCGGTACCGCGTACGTCATGCCGGATCAGGTGGCCGAGGCCATCGTGCGGCTGGAGGAGCGGAACGTCCGGGCGGACGAGATGATCCTGGCGTTCCAGAAGGAGCAGACCGACCTGCTGCGCCAGATGACCGACGCGCTGAAGGACATCGCGGGCGCTCTCAGGAATCCCGATGCCCGGGGCCAAGAAGCGACACCCGCGGAGCTGCTCGCCACCTGGCGGTCGAAGAACCTGATCGTCACGGACGACATCCACGCCGTTGCCGCGGTGCTCGCCCCCGCGCTGCTGCGCGGTGAGGCCCACTACCGGATCGAGGAGATCGCCACCCGTACGGGGCTGCCGCACGAGCGGGTCCACGACTGCCTGCGCATGCTGCTCAAGCGCGGCTGCATGCGCCAGACCGGCTGCGCTTCCGACGGGGCGCCGGTGTACGTGCTGCCGTAG
- a CDS encoding AI-2E family transporter has protein sequence MYLLPVPVRRFAAWCVVVLVASGVGWVGIRLCAVFSTAVTPVLLALLGTALLGPLYRRMVKARVPRAVAAGLTCVAVVAVVGGAVYIVVAALIDTGDEIIASLRHAAEGIAEHFGAAGTSLDDLAANSRELLSRFGGTAASNVISGVSVVGEGLAMAVLALLLVFFFLRDSDRAVGALRSFAPPGTADTVEAMARRAFQAVEGFMRGTTIIALIDALCITVGLLVLDVPGAVGLGALVFVLAYIPYLGAFLSGAVAVLVALAERGFVIALWALGVVLAVQVLEGHVLQPMIQSRTVQMHPAAVMLAITAGASVAGILGMLLAVPLTAAAFGVLHELRTRYGTSGPSGPSATAAEAGGGS, from the coding sequence GTGTATCTGCTTCCCGTGCCCGTGCGTCGGTTTGCCGCGTGGTGTGTCGTCGTTCTGGTGGCGTCCGGGGTGGGGTGGGTGGGGATTCGGCTCTGTGCGGTGTTCAGTACCGCTGTCACGCCTGTGCTGCTCGCGCTGCTCGGGACCGCGTTGTTGGGGCCGTTGTACCGGCGGATGGTGAAGGCTCGGGTGCCCAGGGCGGTGGCGGCCGGGTTGACCTGTGTCGCGGTGGTCGCCGTCGTCGGGGGTGCCGTGTACATCGTCGTCGCCGCGCTCATCGACACCGGTGACGAGATCATCGCCTCGCTGCGGCACGCCGCCGAGGGGATCGCGGAGCACTTCGGCGCCGCCGGGACCTCGCTCGACGACCTCGCCGCCAACTCCCGCGAGCTGCTGAGCCGGTTCGGCGGGACCGCCGCCTCCAACGTGATCAGCGGGGTGAGCGTGGTCGGCGAGGGGCTCGCCATGGCCGTGCTCGCGCTGCTGCTCGTCTTCTTCTTCCTGCGGGACTCCGACCGGGCCGTCGGCGCGCTGCGCTCCTTCGCCCCGCCGGGCACCGCCGACACCGTGGAGGCGATGGCCCGGCGCGCCTTCCAGGCGGTGGAGGGGTTCATGCGGGGGACGACGATCATCGCCCTCATCGACGCCCTGTGCATCACCGTCGGGCTGCTCGTCCTCGACGTGCCCGGTGCCGTCGGCCTGGGCGCCCTGGTGTTCGTGCTCGCGTACATCCCCTATCTCGGCGCGTTCCTGTCCGGCGCCGTCGCGGTGCTGGTCGCGCTCGCCGAGCGGGGGTTCGTGATCGCGCTGTGGGCGCTCGGCGTGGTGCTGGCCGTGCAGGTGCTGGAGGGGCATGTGCTCCAGCCGATGATCCAGAGCCGCACCGTCCAGATGCACCCCGCGGCCGTGATGCTCGCGATCACGGCCGGGGCCTCGGTCGCCGGCATCCTCGGCATGCTGCTCGCCGTACCGCTCACCGCCGCCGCCTTCGGCGTCCTGCACGAACTGCGGACCCGCTACGGCACCTCCGGCCCCTCCGGCCCCTCCGCCACCGCGGCGGAGGCCGGCGGCGGCTCGTAG
- a CDS encoding SseB family protein, with amino-acid sequence MYGYDQNMGAQQQYAPPPQQPMAGAYGQQPPLYPEPSPPSLADAVRAFTTGQLAAEDFQQVFATSKVYCPRGDNPGFLALHNTQQPVIPMFTSLKELRRYAGKESKYFVITGAEVIDLLPTGYGFVLDMEGEHRMVFDAKAVEQMVEFAMRRMYG; translated from the coding sequence ATGTACGGCTACGACCAGAACATGGGTGCCCAGCAGCAGTACGCGCCGCCACCGCAGCAGCCGATGGCCGGTGCCTACGGGCAGCAGCCGCCCCTGTATCCCGAGCCGTCCCCGCCCTCGCTCGCGGACGCGGTGCGCGCCTTCACCACCGGGCAACTGGCCGCGGAGGACTTCCAGCAGGTCTTCGCCACGTCCAAGGTGTACTGCCCGCGCGGCGACAACCCCGGGTTCCTCGCCCTGCACAACACCCAGCAGCCGGTGATCCCGATGTTCACCTCCCTCAAGGAGCTGCGCCGGTACGCGGGCAAGGAGTCCAAGTACTTCGTCATCACCGGCGCCGAGGTCATCGACCTGCTGCCCACCGGGTACGGCTTCGTCCTCGACATGGAGGGTGAGCACCGGATGGTCTTCGACGCCAAGGCGGTCGAACAGATGGTGGAATTCGCGATGCGCCGGATGTACGGCTGA
- a CDS encoding pirin family protein, with protein sequence MPAVTVENPLTLPRVAAPADAVSRPVLGVTTAPSGFEGEGFPVRRAFAGIHYRHLDPFIMMDQMGEVEYAPGEPKGTPWHPHRGFETVTYIIDGIFDHQDSNGGGGTITDGDTQWMTAGSGLLHIEAPPEHLVVSGGLFHGLQLWVNLPAKDKMMAPRYQDIRGGSVQLLTTPDGGALLRVIAGELDGHAGPGITHTPITMVHATLAPGAELTLPWREDFNGLAYVLAGKGTVGTERRPIHLGQTAVFGTGGSLTVRADDKQDSHTPDLEVVLLGGRPIREPMAHYGPFVMNTKDELMQAFEDFQKGRLGTVPAVHGMTEEGPQEA encoded by the coding sequence ATGCCCGCAGTGACCGTCGAGAACCCGCTGACGCTGCCGCGCGTCGCCGCGCCGGCCGATGCCGTGTCCCGTCCCGTCCTCGGCGTCACGACCGCGCCGAGCGGTTTCGAGGGCGAGGGCTTCCCGGTGCGCCGGGCGTTCGCGGGGATCCACTACCGCCACCTCGACCCGTTCATCATGATGGACCAGATGGGTGAGGTGGAGTACGCGCCCGGGGAGCCGAAGGGCACCCCCTGGCATCCGCACCGCGGCTTCGAGACCGTCACCTACATCATCGACGGGATCTTCGACCACCAGGACTCCAACGGCGGTGGCGGCACCATCACCGACGGCGACACCCAGTGGATGACGGCCGGCTCCGGTCTGCTCCACATCGAGGCGCCGCCGGAGCACCTCGTCGTGTCCGGCGGGCTCTTCCACGGCCTCCAGCTCTGGGTGAACCTGCCGGCCAAGGACAAGATGATGGCGCCGCGCTATCAGGACATCCGCGGCGGCAGCGTGCAGTTGCTGACCACGCCCGACGGCGGCGCGCTGCTGCGCGTCATCGCCGGTGAGCTGGACGGCCACGCCGGTCCCGGCATCACGCACACGCCGATCACGATGGTGCACGCCACGCTGGCGCCGGGCGCGGAGCTGACGCTGCCGTGGCGCGAGGACTTCAACGGCCTGGCGTACGTGCTGGCGGGCAAGGGCACGGTCGGCACGGAACGGCGTCCGATCCACCTCGGCCAGACCGCGGTCTTCGGCACGGGTGGCTCACTGACCGTCCGCGCGGACGACAAGCAGGACTCCCACACCCCGGACCTGGAGGTCGTCCTCCTCGGCGGCCGGCCGATCCGTGAGCCGATGGCGCACTACGGCCCGTTCGTCATGAACACCAAGGACGAACTCATGCAGGCGTTCGAAGACTTCCAGAAGGGCCGCCTCGGCACGGTGCCCGCAGTCCACGGGATGACGGAGGAGGGCCCGCAGGAGGCCTGA
- a CDS encoding acyl-CoA dehydrogenase, producing the protein MGHYKPNLRDIEFNLFEVLGRDKLYGSGPFEEMDTETAKSILEELTRLAENELAESFTDADRNPPVFDPATNTAPVPASFKKSYQAFMDSEYWRLGLPEGIGGTTAPPSLIWAYAELILGANPAVWMYSSGPAFAGILYDEGNDVQKKIAQVAVEKQWGSTMVLTEPDAGSDVGAGRTKAVPQEDGSWHIEGVKRFITSGEHDMSENILHYVLARPEGAGPGTKGLSLFLVPKFLFDFETGELGERNGVYATNVEHKMGLKASNTCEMTFGDNHPAKGWLIGDKHDGIRQMFRIIEFARMMVGTKAISTLSTGYLNALEYAKERVQGPDLANFMDKAAPKVTITHHPDVRRSLMTQKAYAEGMRALVLYTASVQDTIAVKEAAGEDTKADHALNDLLLPIVKGYGSEKGYEQLAQSLQTFGGSGFLQEYPIEQYIRDAKIDTLYEGTTAIQGQDFFFRKIVRNQGAALNSLAEDIKKFLALGTGGEDLAGAREHLAKAAVELEAIVGLMLTDLAATEQDVKNIYKVGLNSTRLLLASGDVVVGYLLLKGAAVAAEKLQTASAKDKAFYTGKIAAAKFFAANVLPGVTLARKIAAGVELDLMELDEAAF; encoded by the coding sequence ATGGGGCACTACAAGCCGAATCTCCGCGACATCGAGTTCAACCTCTTCGAAGTGCTGGGGCGCGACAAGCTGTACGGCAGCGGCCCCTTCGAGGAGATGGACACCGAGACCGCGAAGAGCATCCTGGAGGAGCTGACCCGCCTCGCGGAGAACGAGCTGGCGGAGTCCTTCACCGACGCCGACCGCAACCCCCCGGTCTTCGACCCGGCCACCAACACCGCGCCCGTCCCGGCGTCCTTCAAAAAGAGCTACCAGGCCTTCATGGACTCCGAGTACTGGCGTCTCGGCCTGCCCGAGGGCATCGGCGGCACGACCGCCCCGCCGTCCCTGATCTGGGCGTACGCCGAGCTGATCCTGGGCGCGAACCCGGCCGTGTGGATGTACTCCTCCGGCCCGGCGTTCGCCGGCATCCTCTACGACGAGGGCAACGACGTCCAGAAGAAGATCGCCCAGGTCGCCGTCGAGAAGCAGTGGGGCTCCACCATGGTCCTCACCGAGCCGGACGCCGGCTCGGACGTGGGCGCCGGCCGCACCAAGGCCGTGCCGCAGGAGGACGGCTCCTGGCACATCGAGGGCGTGAAGCGCTTCATCACCTCCGGTGAGCACGACATGTCGGAGAACATCCTCCACTACGTCCTCGCCCGCCCCGAGGGCGCCGGCCCCGGCACCAAGGGCCTCTCCCTCTTCCTCGTGCCGAAGTTCCTCTTCGACTTCGAGACCGGCGAGCTGGGCGAGCGCAACGGCGTCTACGCCACCAACGTCGAGCACAAGATGGGCCTCAAGGCGTCCAACACCTGCGAGATGACCTTCGGCGACAACCACCCCGCCAAGGGCTGGCTGATCGGCGACAAGCACGACGGCATCCGCCAGATGTTCCGCATCATCGAGTTCGCCCGCATGATGGTCGGCACGAAGGCCATCTCCACGCTGTCGACCGGCTACCTCAACGCGCTGGAGTACGCCAAGGAGCGCGTCCAGGGCCCCGACCTCGCCAACTTCATGGACAAGGCCGCGCCCAAGGTCACCATCACCCACCACCCCGACGTGCGCCGCTCGCTGATGACGCAGAAGGCGTACGCCGAGGGCATGCGCGCCCTGGTCCTCTACACCGCCTCCGTGCAGGACACCATCGCGGTCAAGGAAGCGGCCGGCGAGGACACCAAGGCCGACCACGCGCTGAACGACCTGCTCCTGCCGATCGTCAAGGGCTACGGCTCCGAGAAGGGCTACGAGCAGCTCGCCCAGTCGCTCCAGACCTTCGGCGGCTCCGGGTTCCTCCAGGAGTACCCGATCGAGCAGTACATCCGCGACGCCAAGATCGACACCCTGTACGAGGGCACCACCGCCATCCAGGGCCAGGACTTCTTCTTCCGGAAGATCGTCCGCAACCAGGGCGCCGCGCTGAACTCCCTCGCCGAGGACATCAAGAAGTTCCTCGCGCTCGGCACCGGCGGCGAGGACCTGGCGGGCGCCCGCGAGCACCTCGCCAAGGCCGCCGTCGAGCTGGAGGCCATCGTCGGCCTGATGCTGACCGACCTCGCCGCGACCGAGCAGGACGTCAAGAACATCTACAAGGTGGGCCTGAACAGCACCCGCCTGCTGCTCGCCTCCGGTGACGTGGTCGTCGGCTACCTGCTCCTCAAGGGCGCGGCCGTCGCCGCCGAGAAGCTCCAGACCGCGTCCGCGAAGGACAAGGCGTTCTACACCGGCAAGATCGCGGCGGCGAAGTTCTTCGCGGCCAACGTCCTGCCCGGCGTCACCCTGGCCCGCAAGATCGCCGCGGGCGTCGAGCTGGACCTGATGGAACTGGACGAGGCCGCGTTCTGA
- a CDS encoding Ig-like domain repeat protein, with protein MRSTSAATALAVLFSSAALSVMAAGTASATATVVTNTGGLVVDGTLKRVFVGDAANGRILASDYNGNRVDITTGLGSVSDLALSDDGTTLYAALPNTHQILALDPATLDVKTTYAIPTGTGPRHLAFAGGKVWFSYGDQWDGDLGSVDPTVDPAGDPESGTGPVAMAQIPAEGTGSGMWGQALLDTDPLRPGLLAVGETGDSTGTEAVLDVSSGTAQVVAWHDSSYALNDGVGDIDLVAGADQVLVNGYDRHAYANGTLTKAGAYPGGWAADIARDGTVAQVAAGKVAVYRPNATKPLRTFTVGSSSDYYAAASVRWAPDSSRIFALVPSGGTYTLQALTQPTMNVPTLTVNAPSSATRAKKITVTGKLSATVALPAGVKLTVTRTDLDSPSGKALPAVTVKADGTFSFTDTPPAGGTVTYKVSYAGDAAHLAVSASDKVTVSRTATSLSLNNNGKLYNYGADVKFTAHLGKTYKNRTVEIWADPFGGDKPKKLVKKAKVNSSGNIVATVDMTRDTTVTAVFAGDSRNAPKTVKATAYARVKVSTAVSKHYKTAKIGSTSYYWFHKNTNPLLTTSMTYYPGRQQRFDLQVYYQGSWYSLDSEYFPVGTNGKSAVSLGAPGESGVRARMRSVYVNGSSGDSVNSTTYGAWKYLYFSN; from the coding sequence ATGCGCAGCACTTCGGCCGCGACGGCGCTCGCGGTCCTCTTCAGCTCGGCGGCGCTGAGCGTCATGGCGGCGGGGACCGCCTCGGCCACCGCCACCGTCGTCACCAACACCGGCGGTCTCGTCGTGGACGGCACGCTCAAGCGAGTGTTCGTCGGCGACGCGGCGAACGGCCGGATTCTCGCCTCCGACTACAACGGCAACCGGGTCGACATCACCACCGGGCTCGGCAGCGTCAGCGACCTGGCCCTGTCGGACGACGGCACGACCCTGTACGCGGCCCTGCCCAACACGCACCAGATCCTCGCGCTCGACCCGGCCACGCTGGACGTCAAGACGACCTACGCGATCCCGACCGGAACCGGCCCGCGCCACCTGGCCTTCGCCGGCGGCAAGGTGTGGTTCTCCTACGGCGACCAGTGGGACGGCGACCTCGGCTCGGTCGACCCGACGGTGGACCCGGCGGGCGACCCGGAGAGCGGCACCGGCCCGGTGGCGATGGCGCAGATCCCGGCCGAGGGAACCGGATCCGGGATGTGGGGCCAGGCCCTGCTGGACACCGACCCGCTGCGGCCGGGCCTGCTGGCCGTCGGTGAGACCGGGGACTCCACGGGCACCGAGGCCGTCCTCGACGTGTCGAGCGGCACGGCCCAGGTGGTCGCCTGGCACGACAGCTCGTACGCGCTGAACGACGGCGTCGGGGACATCGACCTCGTCGCGGGCGCCGACCAGGTGCTCGTCAACGGCTACGACCGGCACGCCTACGCGAACGGCACCCTCACCAAGGCCGGTGCCTACCCCGGCGGCTGGGCCGCCGACATCGCGCGGGACGGCACGGTCGCCCAGGTCGCCGCGGGCAAGGTCGCGGTCTACCGGCCGAACGCCACCAAGCCGCTGCGCACCTTCACCGTCGGCTCGTCCTCCGACTACTACGCCGCCGCGAGCGTGCGCTGGGCGCCGGACTCCTCGCGGATCTTCGCGCTGGTGCCGAGCGGGGGCACCTACACGCTCCAGGCCCTCACCCAGCCGACGATGAACGTGCCGACGCTCACCGTCAACGCGCCCAGCTCCGCGACCCGCGCCAAGAAGATCACCGTCACCGGCAAGCTCTCGGCGACCGTGGCGCTGCCCGCGGGCGTCAAGCTCACCGTCACCCGCACCGACCTCGACAGCCCGAGCGGCAAGGCGCTGCCCGCCGTCACGGTCAAGGCGGACGGCACGTTCTCCTTCACGGACACCCCGCCGGCCGGCGGCACGGTCACCTACAAGGTGTCCTACGCCGGTGACGCCGCGCACCTCGCGGTCTCCGCGTCCGACAAGGTCACGGTCTCCCGCACCGCCACGAGCCTGAGCCTGAACAACAACGGCAAGCTGTACAACTACGGCGCCGACGTCAAGTTCACGGCGCACCTCGGGAAGACGTACAAGAACCGCACGGTCGAGATCTGGGCGGACCCCTTCGGCGGCGACAAGCCGAAGAAGCTGGTCAAGAAGGCCAAGGTCAACTCCAGCGGCAACATCGTCGCGACGGTCGACATGACCCGCGACACCACCGTCACCGCGGTCTTCGCGGGCGACTCCCGCAACGCGCCGAAGACGGTGAAGGCCACGGCGTACGCCCGGGTCAAGGTCTCCACCGCCGTCTCCAAGCACTACAAGACGGCCAAGATCGGCTCGACGTCGTACTACTGGTTCCACAAGAACACGAACCCGCTGCTCACCACGAGCATGACCTACTACCCGGGCCGCCAGCAGCGCTTCGACCTCCAGGTCTACTACCAGGGTTCGTGGTACTCCCTGGACTCCGAGTACTTCCCCGTCGGTACGAACGGGAAGTCGGCCGTGAGCCTCGGGGCGCCCGGTGAGTCGGGTGTCCGGGCCCGGATGCGCTCGGTGTACGTCAACGGCTCGTCCGGCGACAGCGTGAACTCCACGACCTACGGGGCGTGGAAGTACCTGTACTTCAGCAACTGA
- a CDS encoding M18 family aminopeptidase, with protein sequence MSAPARFDRGHTDDLMSFLSASPSPYHAVANAAERLEKAGFRQVVETDAWDDTSSTGGRYVLRGGAIVAWYVPEGAGAHTPFRIIGAHTDSPNLRVKPIPDTGAHGWRQIAVEIYGGPLLNSWLDRDLGIAGRLTLRDGSTRLVDTGRPLLRVPQLAIHLDRAVNTDGLKLDKQRHLQPVWGLGGDVRAGDLIAFLAEEAGLPADEVTGWDLMTHPVEPPAYLGRDQELLAGPRMDNLLSVHAGTAALAAVATAGAELPYIPVLAAFDHEENGSQSDTGADGPLLGSVLERSVFARGGSYEDRARAFAGTVCLSSDTGHAVHPNYAERHDPTHHPRVNGGPILKVNVNNRYATDGSGRAVFAAACEKAGVPFQSFVSNNSMPCGTTIGPITAARHGIRTVDIGVAILSMHSARELCGDADPYLLANALVAFLQG encoded by the coding sequence ATGAGCGCACCCGCCCGCTTCGACCGCGGCCACACCGACGACCTCATGTCCTTCCTCTCGGCGAGCCCCTCGCCGTACCACGCCGTGGCCAACGCGGCCGAGCGGCTGGAGAAGGCCGGTTTCCGGCAGGTCGTGGAGACGGACGCCTGGGACGACACCTCCTCCACGGGCGGCCGGTACGTACTGCGCGGCGGCGCGATCGTGGCCTGGTACGTCCCCGAGGGTGCCGGGGCGCACACCCCCTTCCGGATCATCGGCGCGCACACCGACTCGCCCAACCTGCGGGTCAAGCCGATCCCCGACACCGGGGCGCACGGCTGGCGGCAGATCGCCGTCGAGATCTACGGCGGACCCCTGCTCAACTCCTGGCTCGACCGCGACCTCGGCATCGCCGGCCGGCTCACCCTGCGGGACGGCTCCACCCGCCTGGTGGACACCGGCCGCCCGCTGCTGCGCGTGCCCCAGCTCGCCATCCACCTCGACCGGGCGGTCAACACCGACGGCCTCAAGCTCGACAAGCAGCGCCACCTCCAGCCCGTCTGGGGCCTCGGCGGCGACGTCCGCGCCGGCGACCTGATCGCCTTCCTCGCCGAGGAGGCCGGGCTGCCCGCCGACGAGGTCACCGGCTGGGACCTGATGACCCACCCCGTGGAACCGCCCGCCTACCTGGGCCGCGACCAGGAGCTGCTGGCCGGACCGCGCATGGACAACCTGCTGTCCGTGCACGCCGGTACGGCGGCCCTCGCGGCCGTGGCGACCGCCGGCGCCGAACTGCCGTACATCCCGGTGCTCGCCGCCTTCGACCACGAGGAGAACGGCTCGCAGTCCGACACCGGCGCGGACGGACCCCTGCTCGGCAGCGTGCTGGAACGTTCAGTCTTCGCGCGCGGCGGATCGTACGAGGACCGGGCCAGGGCCTTCGCCGGCACCGTCTGTCTCTCCTCCGACACCGGGCACGCGGTCCACCCCAACTACGCCGAGCGGCACGACCCGACGCACCACCCGCGCGTCAACGGCGGCCCGATCCTCAAGGTCAACGTCAACAACCGCTACGCCACGGACGGTTCGGGCCGGGCGGTGTTCGCCGCGGCCTGCGAGAAGGCGGGCGTGCCGTTCCAGTCGTTCGTCTCCAACAACTCCATGCCCTGCGGCACCACGATCGGCCCGATCACCGCCGCCCGGCACGGCATCCGCACCGTCGACATCGGCGTGGCCATCCTGTCGATGCACAGCGCACGGGAGTTGTGCGGCGACGCCGACCCCTATCTGCTGGCGAACGCCCTGGTGGCCTTCCTCCAGGGGTAG
- a CDS encoding NHL domain-containing thioredoxin family protein, whose amino-acid sequence MNDSSPRRVRVRAPELTGKGGWLNTGGRQYTLADLRGRIVVLDFWTFCCINCLHVLDELRELEEKHRDTVVVVGVHSPKFVHEAEHRAVVDAVERYGVEHPVLDDPELATWKQYAVRAWPTLVVIDPEGYVVAQHAGEGHAHAIERLVAELEAEHGAKGTLRRGDGPYVAPEPEPTALRFPGKAIVLPGGTFLVSDTTRHQLVELEPDGETVVRRIGSGERGFADGPAGLASFSEPQGLALLDDASVVVADTVNHALRRLDLGSGEVTTLAGTGKQWWQGSPVSGPARETALSSPWDVAVFDGRVWIAMAGVHQLWAYDPADGTVAVAAGTTNEGLVDGPAAEAWFAQPSGLAVSADGERLWLADSETSALRWVDRAGVVRTAVGTGLFDFGHRDGAAGQALLQHPLGVTVLPDGSVAVSDTYNHALRRYDPATGEVSTLATDLREPSDAVLVGDDIVVVESARHRLTRLRLPEEAVRVEAVAHRTRREATEVAPGAVTLDVVFQAPAGQKLDTRYGPATRLLVSATPPELLRAGEGAGTDLTRALELDPAVTEGVLHVSAMAASCDDDPAVEYPACHVHQQDWGVPVRLVEGAADRLPLVLAGMDAPEAPDASDAPDASAPAG is encoded by the coding sequence ATGAACGACTCCTCTCCCCGCCGCGTCCGCGTCCGCGCCCCCGAGCTGACCGGCAAGGGCGGCTGGCTGAACACGGGCGGGCGCCAGTACACCCTGGCCGACCTGCGCGGACGCATCGTCGTGCTGGACTTCTGGACGTTCTGCTGCATCAACTGCCTGCACGTCCTCGACGAGCTGCGGGAGCTGGAGGAGAAGCACCGGGACACCGTGGTCGTCGTCGGGGTGCACTCGCCGAAGTTCGTGCACGAGGCCGAGCACCGGGCCGTGGTGGACGCGGTGGAGCGGTACGGGGTGGAGCATCCGGTGCTGGACGATCCGGAGCTGGCCACCTGGAAGCAGTACGCCGTGCGCGCGTGGCCGACGCTCGTGGTGATCGACCCGGAGGGGTACGTCGTCGCGCAGCACGCCGGTGAGGGGCACGCGCACGCGATCGAGCGGCTGGTCGCCGAGCTGGAGGCGGAGCACGGGGCGAAGGGCACGCTGCGGCGCGGTGACGGGCCGTACGTGGCGCCGGAGCCGGAGCCGACGGCCCTGCGCTTCCCGGGCAAGGCGATCGTCCTGCCGGGCGGGACCTTCCTGGTCAGCGACACCACCCGGCATCAGCTCGTGGAGCTGGAGCCGGACGGGGAGACGGTGGTGCGGCGGATCGGGTCCGGGGAGCGCGGCTTCGCCGACGGTCCGGCCGGTCTCGCCTCCTTCAGCGAACCCCAGGGGCTCGCGCTGCTCGACGACGCGTCGGTGGTCGTCGCCGACACCGTCAACCACGCCCTGCGCCGCCTGGACCTCGGCTCCGGGGAGGTGACGACCCTGGCGGGCACCGGGAAGCAGTGGTGGCAGGGGTCGCCGGTCTCCGGTCCGGCCCGGGAGACCGCTCTCTCCTCGCCGTGGGACGTGGCGGTGTTCGACGGACGCGTGTGGATCGCGATGGCGGGTGTGCATCAGCTCTGGGCCTACGATCCGGCCGACGGGACGGTGGCCGTCGCCGCCGGTACGACCAACGAGGGGCTGGTCGACGGTCCGGCCGCCGAGGCGTGGTTCGCGCAGCCGTCCGGGCTCGCGGTGTCCGCCGACGGGGAGCGGCTGTGGCTCGCCGACTCGGAGACGTCCGCGCTGCGCTGGGTGGACCGCGCGGGTGTCGTCCGCACCGCCGTCGGCACCGGGCTGTTCGACTTCGGACACCGGGACGGCGCGGCCGGGCAGGCGCTGCTCCAGCATCCGCTGGGTGTCACCGTCCTGCCCGACGGCTCGGTGGCGGTCAGCGACACGTACAACCACGCGCTGCGCCGCTACGATCCGGCGACCGGTGAGGTCAGCACGCTCGCCACGGATCTGCGGGAGCCCAGTGACGCGGTGCTCGTCGGTGACGACATCGTGGTCGTGGAGTCGGCCCGGCACCGGCTGACCCGGCTGCGGCTGCCGGAGGAGGCGGTGCGGGTGGAGGCGGTCGCCCACCGCACGCGGCGCGAGGCGACCGAAGTGGCGCCGGGGGCAGTGACGTTGGACGTGGTCTTCCAGGCGCCGGCCGGTCAGAAGCTGGACACCCGGTACGGTCCGGCCACCCGGCTGCTGGTCTCCGCGACCCCGCCCGAGCTGCTGCGCGCGGGCGAGGGGGCCGGTACGGATCTCACCCGGGCGCTGGAGCTGGACCCGGCGGTGACGGAAGGGGTGCTGCACGTCTCGGCGATGGCGGCGTCCTGCGACGACGATCCCGCGGTCGAGTACCCGGCCTGCCATGTCCACCAGCAGGACTGGGGAGTTCCGGTCCGCCTCGTCGAAGGGGCGGCGGACCGGCTGCCGTTGGTCCTGGCGGGGATGGACGCCCCCGAGGCCCCCGACGCCTCCGACGCTCCCGACGCCTCCGCGCCGGCCGGCTGA
- a CDS encoding DUF6458 family protein, which yields MGLGGCIILIAAGAILTFATDWDMQGVNLDMVGVILMIVGLIGVTTFSSIARRRRVMVPPTTTTVVDDRRSGDGYHNGYGG from the coding sequence ATGGGCCTCGGCGGGTGCATCATCCTGATCGCCGCAGGAGCGATCCTCACTTTCGCGACCGACTGGGACATGCAGGGGGTCAACCTCGACATGGTCGGCGTCATCCTGATGATCGTCGGACTGATCGGCGTCACCACCTTCAGCAGCATCGCCCGGCGCCGCCGGGTGATGGTCCCCCCGACGACCACGACCGTGGTCGACGACCGCCGCTCCGGCGACGGCTACCACAACGGCTACGGCGGCTGA